From one Halothece sp. PCC 7418 genomic stretch:
- a CDS encoding aminopeptidase P family protein, translating into MNHLKTTLKQRRQKLAQTFPDPVLLWSGCAPSRNFPANTFPFRASSHFLYFAGLNLEDAVIELDNGKLTLFLNNPSAESILWGGEKPNRDDIAETIGADRAYPLSELTTYHSEAATIALSNPMIVQQQKEVLKRDIPQPTQATGEDQKLIEAIINLRLCHDESAIAQIRQAAAVSIQAHQAGMKATQPGKTEADVRAAMESVMIAHNQTCAYGSIVTCHGEVLHNEDYSHTLQAGDLILADVGAESLMGWASDITRTFPVSGQFSATQREIYDLVLSAHDACIEAVAPGVEYKDIHWQAAKIIAEGLVEIGILRGTVSDLLEKDAHALFFPHGVGHLLGLDVHDMEDLGDRAGYAPGRQRSQRFGLGNLRLDRALQPGMTVTIEPGFYQVPAILNQTKTREQYQDMIDWERLAQFADVRGIRIEDDVLVTSEGAEVLTAKLPSQRDRVEALTHA; encoded by the coding sequence ATGAATCACTTAAAAACAACTTTAAAACAGCGTCGTCAAAAACTCGCCCAAACCTTTCCCGATCCAGTCTTATTATGGTCAGGTTGTGCGCCCTCGCGTAACTTTCCCGCCAATACCTTCCCCTTTCGCGCCAGCAGTCATTTCCTGTATTTTGCAGGATTAAATCTCGAAGATGCAGTCATTGAATTAGACAATGGAAAATTAACCCTTTTCCTTAATAATCCTTCCGCAGAGAGCATTTTATGGGGGGGAGAAAAGCCCAACCGCGATGACATTGCAGAAACGATTGGGGCTGATCGCGCTTATCCTTTATCAGAATTAACAACTTATCATTCGGAAGCAGCAACGATCGCGCTGTCGAATCCGATGATTGTCCAACAACAAAAAGAGGTTTTAAAGCGAGACATTCCCCAACCGACACAAGCAACAGGAGAAGATCAAAAATTAATAGAAGCGATTATTAATCTCCGTTTATGTCATGATGAAAGCGCGATCGCGCAAATTCGTCAAGCAGCAGCCGTTTCCATTCAAGCCCACCAAGCAGGGATGAAAGCAACCCAACCTGGAAAAACAGAAGCAGACGTTCGCGCTGCCATGGAAAGCGTTATGATTGCTCATAATCAAACCTGTGCTTACGGTAGCATTGTCACCTGTCATGGTGAGGTTTTGCATAACGAAGATTATTCCCACACCTTACAAGCGGGAGATTTAATCTTAGCCGATGTGGGTGCAGAAAGTCTGATGGGATGGGCTTCTGATATTACTCGCACCTTTCCCGTCAGTGGTCAATTTTCCGCCACGCAGCGAGAGATTTATGATTTAGTCTTATCCGCCCATGATGCTTGTATTGAAGCGGTTGCGCCTGGGGTAGAATATAAAGACATTCATTGGCAAGCAGCAAAAATCATTGCAGAAGGCTTAGTGGAGATCGGGATTTTGCGCGGGACGGTCTCTGATCTGCTAGAAAAAGATGCTCACGCCCTGTTTTTCCCTCACGGTGTCGGACACTTATTAGGCTTGGATGTTCATGACATGGAAGATCTTGGCGATCGCGCAGGATACGCCCCTGGAAGACAGCGCAGCCAACGCTTTGGTTTAGGGAATTTACGGCTCGATCGCGCTTTGCAACCTGGAATGACCGTCACCATCGAACCAGGTTTTTATCAAGTCCCTGCAATCTTAAACCAAACCAAAACCCGAGAACAGTATCAAGACATGATAGATTGGGAACGGCTTGCTCAGTTTGCTGATGTCCGAGGCATTCGCATTGAAGATGATGTTTTGGTGACATCGGAAGGAGCAGAGGTTTTAACCGCCAAGCTACCTTCTCAGCGCGATCGCGTCGAAGCCCTCACTCATGCTTAA